A genomic window from Bordetella genomosp. 9 includes:
- a CDS encoding NEL-type E3 ubiquitin ligase domain-containing protein — translation MTSTGPCGSPSTVPPVDTYSIAEPPALRDLSGLLTVQEPDDCDEWEMAQVETALRIIADTDIGAALLRAVRACDVPANDTPAFVFEIPEDVRSGVSDRDETTDADGNHIIRFEPQPFIHAATDPADGARPEQQDAEWQRQQAIDLFDDLAAYYATRIGQRRTAPELGYGEYSTLTFRDQLGDPVPQWQRDMAAYVSAAAGPDERRDLAWALVNMWSYAGDPTQPLRLISLGLREMPPLHNLASLQWLILAGNRLGEFPAPDMLPATLTMLDVAGNPIETPVRGYGPHLRQVTADAAMCARLGLRARLPAEIELVETSAEYANNLHVATRVLLEFPEMMANVIPVEEMELQGYTSEIMAPVYPPGLLDSAARKWLAAAPATDSASELPPASEAWRKAQDVDANAVAALSALLNRLHDVWLKQPDRAFRNRIVALLTKMRQPGKEKFLDECLSIARYGSGSCQDQILHTMNSLHIASLNCDIEEGVYDDKPFALLDQGEDMLNMDTLIQHFAELRPELQARAALRNIEFDEVEQWLDLLTRLRGRTYLPAMQFKMHFEHMSVVEPSDAERASEKIAAGRNARFFDFLATWTPLQTVIRRVSPELIQRAEKWRDFIYNDRGRVFALLNRMMNAERVFAARRESGMAVFPVRPRMFWTPYEKQVQEYLAQRGLRRDMPDVLTPACSAVSKDIEVIIGKAVVREFIGLHRLRLHRDIEWEGTPFWFNRIRYKLE, via the coding sequence ATGACCAGCACCGGCCCCTGCGGCAGCCCCAGCACCGTTCCGCCGGTGGACACGTATTCCATCGCGGAGCCGCCCGCCCTGCGCGATCTTTCCGGCCTGCTCACCGTACAGGAACCCGATGATTGCGACGAGTGGGAAATGGCGCAGGTGGAGACCGCCCTGCGCATCATCGCCGACACGGATATCGGCGCCGCCCTGTTGCGCGCCGTCCGTGCCTGCGACGTGCCCGCCAACGACACGCCCGCCTTCGTCTTCGAAATTCCGGAAGACGTCCGGTCCGGCGTTTCCGACCGCGATGAAACCACGGACGCGGACGGCAACCACATCATCCGTTTCGAACCGCAGCCGTTCATCCACGCCGCGACGGATCCCGCGGACGGCGCGCGGCCTGAGCAACAGGACGCCGAATGGCAACGGCAGCAGGCCATCGACCTGTTCGACGACCTGGCCGCGTACTACGCCACCCGCATCGGGCAGCGCCGCACGGCGCCCGAGCTCGGCTATGGCGAGTATTCGACCTTGACCTTCCGCGACCAATTGGGCGACCCGGTGCCGCAATGGCAACGCGACATGGCAGCCTACGTCAGCGCGGCCGCCGGCCCCGACGAACGGCGTGACCTCGCCTGGGCACTGGTCAACATGTGGAGCTACGCCGGCGACCCCACCCAACCCCTGCGCCTGATTTCACTGGGTTTGCGGGAGATGCCACCGCTGCACAACCTGGCGTCCCTGCAATGGCTGATCCTGGCCGGCAACCGGCTGGGCGAGTTCCCCGCGCCCGACATGCTGCCGGCGACGCTGACGATGCTCGACGTGGCCGGCAACCCCATCGAAACGCCCGTCCGCGGCTACGGCCCGCACTTGCGGCAAGTCACCGCGGACGCCGCCATGTGCGCCCGGCTGGGCCTGCGCGCCAGATTGCCGGCGGAAATCGAGCTCGTCGAAACCAGCGCGGAATACGCGAACAACCTGCATGTCGCGACGCGCGTCCTGTTGGAATTCCCCGAGATGATGGCCAACGTCATCCCGGTGGAAGAAATGGAGCTCCAGGGCTATACCAGCGAGATCATGGCGCCGGTCTACCCGCCAGGCTTGCTCGACAGCGCCGCGCGCAAATGGCTGGCAGCGGCGCCCGCCACGGACTCGGCGTCCGAACTGCCACCCGCCAGCGAAGCCTGGCGGAAGGCGCAGGACGTCGACGCCAATGCCGTCGCCGCCTTGAGCGCGCTGCTGAACCGCCTGCACGACGTCTGGCTCAAGCAGCCCGATCGCGCCTTCCGCAATCGCATCGTCGCCCTGCTGACGAAGATGCGGCAACCCGGCAAGGAAAAATTCCTGGACGAATGCCTGTCCATCGCGCGCTACGGCTCGGGTTCCTGCCAGGACCAGATCCTGCATACGATGAACAGCCTGCACATCGCGTCCCTGAACTGCGACATCGAGGAAGGCGTGTACGACGACAAGCCGTTCGCGCTGCTGGACCAGGGCGAAGACATGCTGAACATGGATACGCTGATCCAGCATTTCGCGGAGCTGCGGCCCGAACTGCAGGCGCGCGCCGCCCTCCGGAACATCGAGTTCGACGAAGTGGAGCAATGGCTGGACCTGCTGACCCGGCTGCGGGGCAGGACCTATCTGCCCGCCATGCAGTTCAAGATGCACTTCGAGCACATGTCGGTGGTGGAGCCGTCGGATGCCGAGCGGGCCAGCGAAAAAATCGCCGCCGGCAGGAATGCCCGCTTCTTCGATTTCCTGGCGACGTGGACGCCTCTGCAGACCGTCATCCGCCGCGTCTCGCCGGAACTGATCCAGCGCGCCGAAAAATGGCGCGATTTCATCTACAACGACCGTGGCCGCGTCTTTGCCCTGCTGAATCGCATGATGAACGCCGAGCGCGTGTTCGCCGCGCGGCGCGAATCGGGCATGGCGGTATTCCCCGTCCGGCCGCGCATGTTCTGGACGCCCTATGAAAAGCAAGTCCAGGAGTACCTGGCGCAGCGCGGGCTGCGCCGCGACATGCCCGATGTGCTGACGCCCGCCTGCAGCGCGGTCAGCAAGGACATCGAAGTCATCATAGGCAAGGCTGTGGTGCGGGAATTCATCGGCCTGCACCGCCTGCGGCTGCACCGCGACATCGAGTGGGAGGGCACGCCCTTCTGGTTCAACAGGATCCGCTACAAGTTGGAGTAA
- a CDS encoding penicillin acylase family protein: MQSNNRKRRWGRVLALLCTGVLALAALGGTAAWLAMRASLPRLDGKLRADGLSAEATIERDAQGNVTVTAANRLDLAYATGYAHGQDRFFQMDLLRRVAAGEVAALVGADAIPLDQRNRMHRFRARAQAAYAALPPDQRELLQRYAAGVNAAQAALLVWPFEYGVLGVRPQPWRPEDTLLAVDAMYLDLQSGELNRVLSRGFLRDAVPADMLAFLTPRGSAMDAPLDGVDVAAPPLRVPRARPDWLDGAGRDGGGREGSGQDRPGQGSPGQASPDRRSESDAAVAGIGSNAFAVAGGHTVDGVARVANDMHLGLRLPNIWYRLTLVLQGPEPRRISGVSLPGAPVVVAGSNGDVAWGFTNSYGHYIDLIRLERDPKDARRYRGPAGEWETAAEHDESIQVKGGAPVSQPVLETRWGPEMTVGDQAYALEWVAHQPYAADLGLMGMENARNVEQALAVAQAAGVPTQNILVADSGGHIGWTLAGPLPRATRDPGGYPVEAAKAAAPAGRLPPSQYPRVVDPLSGRLWTGNSTQLGDASRQRAIGDGGADVGLRATQIRDGLFARDQYDEQALLAIQLDDRGLWLEFWRQLALDMLDAPALARHPDRAAFRRILLQWNGRADVDQAGYTLIRDFRETLYGAWFAGLDERLSARAPELAPALSVGRASSRLEPVMRALVREQAWVPARYANWRAFMLGAIDETIVRNRPRGASLDQAQWGERNILAIGHPFAGLLPEALRGWFAAPAQPVPGDTNMPRVQRPAFGASERFVVAPGKEARGILEMPGGASGHPMSPFFLAGHQDWVDGAPSPFMPGTAAHTLVLRP, translated from the coding sequence ATGCAATCGAACAACAGGAAGCGCCGTTGGGGGCGCGTGCTGGCGCTGCTCTGCACGGGCGTGCTGGCGCTTGCCGCCCTGGGCGGCACGGCGGCCTGGTTGGCTATGCGCGCCAGCCTGCCGCGGCTGGACGGCAAACTGCGCGCCGATGGCTTGTCGGCCGAAGCCACCATCGAACGCGACGCGCAGGGCAACGTCACCGTGACCGCCGCCAATCGCCTGGACCTGGCCTACGCCACGGGCTATGCCCATGGACAGGACCGTTTCTTCCAGATGGACCTGCTGCGCCGCGTCGCCGCCGGCGAAGTCGCCGCCCTGGTGGGCGCCGATGCCATCCCGCTGGACCAGCGCAATCGCATGCACCGCTTCCGCGCCCGCGCCCAGGCCGCGTATGCCGCGCTGCCGCCCGACCAGCGCGAATTGCTGCAGCGTTATGCGGCCGGGGTCAACGCCGCGCAGGCCGCGCTGCTGGTGTGGCCATTCGAATACGGCGTGCTGGGCGTCCGTCCGCAGCCCTGGCGTCCGGAAGACACGCTGCTGGCGGTCGACGCCATGTACCTGGACCTGCAGTCGGGCGAGTTGAACCGCGTGCTGTCGCGCGGGTTCCTGCGCGATGCGGTGCCGGCCGATATGCTGGCCTTTCTGACGCCGCGCGGCAGCGCCATGGACGCGCCGCTGGACGGCGTCGACGTCGCCGCGCCGCCCTTGCGCGTGCCGCGGGCGCGCCCCGATTGGCTGGACGGCGCCGGGCGCGATGGCGGCGGCCGGGAGGGTTCCGGACAGGACCGCCCCGGGCAGGGTAGCCCCGGGCAGGCCAGCCCTGACCGGCGATCGGAATCCGACGCGGCCGTCGCCGGGATCGGCAGCAACGCCTTCGCCGTGGCCGGCGGGCATACCGTCGATGGCGTGGCGCGCGTGGCCAACGACATGCACCTGGGGCTGCGGCTGCCCAATATCTGGTATCGGCTGACGCTGGTGCTGCAGGGGCCGGAGCCGCGCCGCATCAGCGGCGTCAGCCTGCCTGGCGCGCCGGTGGTGGTGGCCGGCAGCAATGGCGACGTCGCCTGGGGCTTCACCAACAGCTATGGCCATTACATCGATCTGATACGGCTCGAACGCGATCCCAAGGACGCCAGGCGCTACCGGGGGCCCGCGGGAGAATGGGAGACCGCCGCGGAGCACGACGAATCGATACAGGTCAAAGGCGGCGCGCCGGTCAGCCAGCCCGTGCTGGAGACGCGCTGGGGCCCGGAAATGACCGTGGGCGACCAGGCCTATGCCCTGGAATGGGTGGCCCACCAGCCTTACGCCGCCGACCTGGGCCTGATGGGCATGGAGAACGCGCGCAACGTGGAGCAGGCCCTGGCCGTGGCGCAGGCCGCCGGTGTGCCTACCCAGAACATCCTGGTGGCCGATAGCGGCGGCCATATCGGCTGGACGCTGGCTGGCCCCCTGCCCAGGGCCACGCGCGATCCCGGCGGCTATCCGGTCGAGGCGGCGAAGGCCGCGGCGCCGGCCGGCCGGCTGCCGCCGTCGCAGTATCCGCGCGTGGTGGACCCGCTTTCCGGGCGTCTATGGACCGGCAACAGCACCCAGCTGGGAGACGCCAGCCGCCAGCGCGCGATCGGCGACGGCGGCGCCGACGTGGGCCTGCGCGCCACCCAGATCCGCGACGGCCTGTTCGCGCGCGACCAATACGATGAGCAGGCGCTGCTGGCCATCCAGCTGGACGACCGCGGATTGTGGCTGGAGTTCTGGCGCCAGCTGGCGCTCGATATGCTGGACGCGCCGGCATTGGCGCGGCACCCGGATCGCGCCGCGTTCCGGCGCATCCTGCTGCAATGGAATGGACGCGCGGACGTCGACCAGGCCGGCTACACCCTGATCCGCGATTTCCGCGAAACCCTGTATGGCGCCTGGTTCGCGGGGCTGGACGAGCGGCTGTCCGCCCGCGCACCGGAATTGGCGCCGGCGCTATCGGTGGGCCGGGCATCCTCCCGCCTGGAGCCGGTCATGCGCGCCCTGGTGCGCGAGCAGGCCTGGGTCCCGGCGCGCTACGCCAACTGGCGCGCGTTCATGCTGGGCGCCATCGACGAAACCATCGTGCGCAATCGGCCGCGCGGGGCATCGCTGGATCAGGCCCAGTGGGGCGAGCGCAATATCCTGGCGATCGGCCATCCGTTCGCGGGCCTGCTGCCGGAAGCGCTGCGCGGATGGTTCGCCGCGCCGGCGCAGCCGGTGCCCGGCGATACCAATATGCCGCGCGTGCAGCGTCCGGCTTTCGGCGCGTCCGAGCGCTTCGTGGTCGCGCCCGGCAAGGAGGCGCGCGGCATACTGGAAATGCCGGGCGGCGCGTCGGGGCACCCCATGTCGCCGTTCTTCCTGGCCGGGCACCAGGACTGGGTGGATGGCGCGCCATCGCCCTTCATGCCCGGGACGGCCGCGCACACGCTGGTGCTGCGGCCCTGA
- a CDS encoding FxLYD domain-containing protein has translation MKRLLAAAILAASALNAGAQSMTQGVTIDSLQAVKDTASGSTVIRGTVHNDTGKELNRVSVTFQLQDSQGNVIGTTSAQTFNLPDKQTWNLTATTPLPFSRFTAYEIKAE, from the coding sequence ATGAAACGCCTGCTTGCCGCCGCCATCCTGGCCGCCTCCGCCCTGAACGCGGGGGCGCAATCGATGACGCAAGGCGTCACGATCGATAGCCTGCAAGCCGTCAAGGACACCGCCTCGGGATCCACCGTGATCCGCGGCACGGTGCATAACGACACGGGCAAGGAACTGAACCGGGTCTCGGTGACGTTCCAGCTGCAGGATTCCCAGGGCAACGTGATCGGCACGACCTCCGCGCAGACCTTCAATCTGCCGGACAAGCAAACCTGGAACCTGACGGCGACGACGCCGCTGCCGTTCTCGCGGTTCACGGCCTACGAGATCAAGGCGGAATAG
- a CDS encoding 3-oxoacid CoA-transferase subunit B — MTSKLSRDQMAARVARDIPEGAYVNLGIGLPTLVANHLPADREIVLHTENGMLGMGPAPAKGQEDYDLINAGKQPVTQVPGTSFFHHADSFAMMRGGHLDICVLGAFQVSVDGDLANWHTGGADAIPAVGGAMDLASGAKQVFVMMELTTREGLSKLVPRCTYPLTGVRCVSRVYTDVAVFEIRADGVYVIDTFGDGDPATLERVTGLPLRFEIPVAR; from the coding sequence ATGACGTCGAAATTGAGCCGAGACCAGATGGCCGCCCGCGTGGCCCGCGACATTCCGGAAGGCGCCTATGTGAACCTGGGCATCGGCCTGCCGACCCTGGTGGCCAACCACCTGCCGGCCGATCGCGAAATCGTCCTGCACACCGAAAACGGCATGCTGGGCATGGGCCCGGCGCCCGCCAAGGGCCAGGAAGACTACGACCTGATCAACGCCGGCAAGCAGCCCGTCACGCAGGTGCCCGGCACATCGTTCTTCCATCATGCCGATTCCTTCGCCATGATGCGCGGCGGCCATCTCGACATCTGCGTGCTGGGCGCCTTCCAGGTCTCCGTGGACGGCGACCTGGCGAACTGGCACACCGGGGGCGCCGACGCGATCCCGGCGGTCGGCGGCGCCATGGACCTCGCCAGCGGCGCCAAGCAGGTATTCGTCATGATGGAATTGACCACGCGCGAAGGCCTCAGCAAGCTGGTGCCGCGGTGCACCTATCCCCTGACGGGCGTGCGCTGCGTGTCACGGGTCTATACCGACGTGGCGGTGTTCGAGATCCGCGCGGACGGCGTCTACGTCATCGACACCTTCGGCGACGGCGACCCGGCCACGCTCGAACGTGTCACCGGACTTCCGCTACGATTCGAGATACCGGTCGCCCGCTGA
- a CDS encoding 3-oxoacid CoA-transferase subunit A: MISKLVESTAQALADIPDGATILIGGFGPAGQPVELIDGLLAQGAKDLVIVNNNAGNGTTGLAALLGAGRVRKIICSFPRQADSQIFDGLYRSGKIELELVPQGTLAERIRAAGAGIGGFYTPTAYGTPLADGKETRELNGKHYVFELPLHADYALIKAERADRWGNLTYRKTARNFGPIMASAAKVAVAQVREIVELGELDPEAIVTPGIYIKRVVCVGAAKEQA; this comes from the coding sequence ATGATCTCAAAACTCGTAGAAAGCACCGCGCAGGCGCTCGCCGACATACCCGATGGCGCAACCATCCTGATCGGCGGCTTCGGGCCAGCCGGCCAGCCGGTGGAACTGATCGATGGCCTGCTGGCCCAAGGCGCCAAGGACCTGGTGATCGTCAACAACAACGCCGGCAACGGCACCACCGGGCTCGCGGCCTTGCTGGGCGCGGGACGCGTGCGCAAGATCATCTGCTCTTTTCCGCGCCAGGCCGATTCGCAGATCTTCGATGGCCTGTACCGTTCCGGCAAGATCGAACTGGAACTCGTGCCGCAGGGCACGCTGGCCGAGCGCATCCGCGCCGCCGGCGCGGGCATCGGCGGCTTCTACACGCCCACGGCCTACGGCACGCCGCTGGCCGACGGCAAGGAAACCCGCGAGCTGAACGGCAAGCACTATGTGTTCGAATTGCCGCTGCATGCCGACTACGCGCTGATCAAGGCCGAGCGCGCCGACCGCTGGGGCAACCTGACCTACCGCAAGACCGCGCGCAATTTCGGCCCCATCATGGCCAGCGCCGCCAAGGTCGCCGTGGCCCAGGTGCGTGAAATCGTCGAACTGGGCGAACTGGACCCCGAAGCCATCGTCACCCCCGGCATCTACATCAAGCGCGTCGTGTGTGTCGGCGCCGCCAAGGAGCAAGCATGA
- a CDS encoding GntR family transcriptional regulator, whose product MTRKPYDSNLLLGDVAYESVREAILANDLKPGDRVSEYKVAEWLGISRTPAREGLRRLENEGLLTQHPRRGLVVASIDDDAVQELYAVRELLEGAAAASAAKRATEAEIATLKHLVDHEAGIRDEPEQMYEHNRTFHDVVYRAAHNQFLLKFLLITADTLSAYRNVSTLVIEERRAQVVAEHRELYEAIAARDEAGARAVAARHVQNALHARTRVRHSKLVGEARRPEWPDGMKKRG is encoded by the coding sequence ATGACAAGAAAACCCTACGACTCCAATCTGCTGCTGGGCGACGTCGCGTACGAGTCGGTGCGCGAAGCCATCCTGGCCAATGATCTCAAGCCCGGCGACCGCGTATCCGAGTACAAGGTGGCGGAATGGCTGGGCATCAGCCGCACGCCGGCGCGCGAAGGCCTGCGGCGCCTGGAAAACGAAGGCCTGCTCACGCAGCATCCGCGCCGCGGCCTGGTGGTCGCATCCATCGACGATGATGCAGTGCAAGAACTCTATGCGGTGCGCGAGCTGCTGGAAGGCGCGGCCGCCGCGTCGGCCGCCAAGCGGGCCACGGAGGCGGAAATCGCCACGCTCAAGCACCTGGTCGATCACGAGGCCGGGATACGCGACGAACCCGAGCAGATGTACGAGCACAACCGGACGTTCCATGACGTCGTCTATCGGGCCGCGCACAACCAGTTCCTGCTGAAGTTCCTGCTGATCACCGCCGATACGCTGTCGGCCTACCGGAACGTGTCCACGCTGGTGATCGAGGAGCGGCGCGCTCAGGTCGTCGCGGAACACCGCGAGCTGTACGAAGCCATCGCGGCGCGCGACGAAGCCGGCGCGCGCGCTGTTGCGGCGCGGCATGTGCAGAACGCGCTGCATGCCCGCACCCGCGTGCGCCACAGCAAGCTGGTGGGCGAGGCACGCCGGCCGGAATGGCCCGACGGCATGAAGAAGCGCGGCTAG
- a CDS encoding MmgE/PrpD family protein: protein MAETAFSTATAAQALARFAAGMRFEDIPEAVRERAMACIADTLGCIVHGSRFPWSAATAAYARRYGGQGPCTVFGAPGSGAPADGGIAAPFAALANGAAAHAFEQDSLRYPGAGVHPGATLVPVLVAMAQETGAGGRQALTAFVAGCEVLFRIGAASRHSSEKLGFHAPGLTGPYGAAVVAGVLLGLDGAGLARALGIAGSLSGGLLAFTKSREGAMVKRLHMGRACEAGILAARLAADGYSGPETILEGRFGFLDTYCRDADATRLTADLGRDWETLRICLKRYACHVTPQAAMQTLRGLMATHGFDGGDVAELALGMSEKVASHHDIRAPGDIMTAQYSVPFCVALSLHRDPEDPRAFDGTALEDEAIAGLCRRIALGADPDLPSAWSARIALTLHDGRRFDALASDYLGMPRTPMPAADIRRRFLLLTTETLGERAAADWYDGLMRLPALPAFPMPRP from the coding sequence ATGGCTGAAACGGCGTTTTCCACCGCGACGGCGGCCCAGGCGCTGGCCCGGTTCGCCGCCGGAATGCGGTTCGAGGACATTCCCGAGGCGGTGCGGGAACGGGCCATGGCCTGCATCGCCGACACGCTGGGGTGCATCGTCCATGGCAGCCGCTTCCCGTGGAGCGCGGCCACGGCCGCCTACGCGCGCCGCTACGGCGGCCAAGGCCCCTGCACGGTGTTTGGGGCGCCCGGCTCAGGGGCGCCCGCCGACGGCGGCATTGCCGCCCCGTTCGCCGCCCTGGCCAACGGGGCGGCGGCGCATGCCTTCGAACAGGACAGCCTGCGCTACCCCGGCGCCGGCGTGCATCCGGGCGCCACGCTGGTCCCCGTGCTGGTCGCCATGGCCCAGGAAACCGGCGCCGGCGGCCGGCAGGCCCTGACCGCGTTCGTGGCCGGCTGCGAAGTGCTCTTCCGCATCGGCGCCGCATCGCGCCACAGCAGCGAAAAACTGGGCTTCCACGCCCCAGGCCTGACCGGCCCCTACGGCGCGGCCGTGGTCGCCGGTGTCCTGCTGGGACTGGACGGCGCCGGCCTCGCGCGGGCACTGGGCATCGCCGGCTCCCTGTCCGGCGGGCTGCTGGCCTTCACCAAATCGCGCGAAGGCGCGATGGTCAAGCGCCTGCACATGGGCCGCGCCTGCGAAGCCGGCATCCTGGCCGCGCGCCTGGCCGCCGATGGCTACAGCGGGCCGGAAACCATCCTGGAAGGCCGCTTCGGCTTCCTCGACACGTATTGCCGCGACGCCGACGCCACCCGTCTCACCGCGGACCTGGGCCGCGACTGGGAAACCCTGCGCATCTGCCTGAAGCGCTATGCCTGCCACGTCACCCCGCAAGCCGCCATGCAGACGCTGCGCGGCCTGATGGCCACGCACGGCTTCGACGGCGGCGACGTCGCCGAACTGGCGTTGGGCATGTCGGAAAAGGTCGCCAGCCATCACGATATCCGCGCCCCCGGCGACATCATGACGGCGCAGTACAGCGTGCCCTTCTGCGTCGCCCTGTCCTTGCACCGGGACCCCGAGGATCCGCGCGCCTTCGATGGAACCGCCCTGGAAGACGAGGCGATCGCGGGCCTGTGCCGCCGGATCGCGCTGGGCGCGGATCCGGATCTGCCATCCGCCTGGAGCGCCCGCATCGCGCTGACCTTGCACGACGGCCGGCGCTTCGACGCGCTGGCGAGCGACTACCTGGGAATGCCGCGGACGCCGATGCCGGCGGCGGACATACGGCGCCGCTTCCTGTTGCTGACGACGGAAACCCTGGGCGAGCGCGCCGCCGCCGATTGGTACGACGGCCTGATGCGGTTGCCGGCACTGCCGGCCTTTCCCATGCCGCGGCCCTAG
- a CDS encoding MmgE/PrpD family protein: MDRRERGLDTLGLARELGRRVAALDYDDLPAEAIRWARVGLLDTVGVTLAGAHEDAPRLAARALDGQQGPALVLGTRRQAGVLDAALINGTASHALDFDDCNNTLGGHPSAPVLSALLPLAQQLNRSGRDVVLAYVAGFEAECKLGLAVNFHHYTKGWHPTATLGTFGAAAACARLLGLDGEATATALALAASFASGLKANFGTMAKPLHVGHCARNGLYAARLAHLGYTANAAGVFEHKQGFLDVFNGPGTYDTQRALDAWARPLDIVEPGIAIKQYPCCGSTHPALDAMLALARRHRPRPENVARIDAWIHSRRLAHTDRPRPDSPLDAKFSLQYVLARALLDGRIGVADFEPDSYTQPAVRALLDRIHVAAYDTLEPAVFPAANHFGGQVRITLHDGTVLESRVDQPLGRTSAHPLPDELLRAKFVLCAERALRKDAVDAIADIIGRIETLPRMEALMALLAGAALD; the protein is encoded by the coding sequence ATGGATAGGCGCGAACGCGGGCTCGACACACTCGGGCTGGCCCGCGAACTCGGACGGCGCGTGGCGGCGCTGGACTACGACGACCTGCCCGCCGAGGCCATCCGCTGGGCCCGCGTCGGCCTGCTGGACACCGTGGGCGTCACCCTGGCGGGCGCGCACGAGGACGCGCCGCGCCTGGCCGCGCGGGCCCTGGACGGGCAGCAGGGGCCCGCCCTGGTGCTCGGCACGCGCCGCCAGGCCGGCGTGCTGGATGCCGCCCTGATCAACGGCACCGCGTCGCATGCGCTGGACTTCGACGACTGCAACAACACCCTGGGCGGCCATCCTTCCGCGCCGGTGCTGTCGGCGCTGCTGCCCCTGGCCCAGCAGTTGAACCGCAGCGGACGCGACGTCGTGCTGGCCTACGTGGCGGGCTTCGAGGCCGAATGCAAGCTGGGGCTGGCGGTCAACTTCCATCACTACACCAAGGGTTGGCATCCCACCGCCACGCTGGGCACCTTCGGCGCCGCCGCGGCATGCGCCCGGCTGCTGGGGCTGGACGGCGAAGCCACGGCGACCGCGCTGGCGCTGGCGGCTTCCTTCGCGTCCGGCCTCAAGGCCAACTTCGGCACCATGGCCAAGCCGCTGCACGTCGGCCATTGCGCGCGCAATGGCCTGTACGCGGCGCGGCTGGCCCATCTGGGCTACACCGCCAACGCCGCCGGCGTGTTCGAGCACAAACAGGGCTTCCTGGACGTGTTCAACGGTCCCGGCACCTACGACACGCAGCGCGCGCTGGACGCCTGGGCGCGGCCCCTGGACATCGTCGAGCCCGGCATCGCCATCAAGCAGTATCCCTGCTGCGGCAGCACCCACCCAGCCCTGGACGCCATGCTGGCGCTGGCGCGCCGCCATCGTCCGCGGCCGGAGAACGTGGCGCGCATCGACGCCTGGATCCACAGCCGTCGGCTCGCGCATACCGATCGGCCCCGGCCAGACAGTCCGCTGGACGCCAAGTTCAGCCTGCAATACGTGCTGGCCCGCGCGCTGCTGGACGGCCGGATCGGCGTCGCGGACTTCGAGCCGGATTCCTACACACAGCCGGCCGTGCGCGCCTTGCTGGACCGCATACACGTGGCCGCCTACGACACGCTCGAGCCGGCGGTCTTTCCCGCCGCCAACCACTTCGGTGGGCAGGTGCGCATCACGCTGCACGATGGCACGGTGCTGGAATCGCGCGTCGACCAGCCCCTGGGCCGTACCTCCGCCCATCCGTTGCCGGACGAACTGCTGCGCGCCAAGTTCGTGCTCTGCGCCGAACGCGCGCTGCGCAAGGACGCGGTGGACGCCATCGCCGACATCATCGGACGCATCGAAACCCTGCCTCGCATGGAGGCGCTGATGGCGCTGCTCGCTGGCGCCGCACTAGACTGA